In a single window of the Desulfovibrio sp. ZJ209 genome:
- a CDS encoding autotransporter assembly complex family protein encodes MRRASGLFPHFGAAFRRAPGRLALLLLLLALLGQLGGCGLLAKNTDPGAQGADTARGASQNGGAGEGGPAEGAGAEAAWDSDPVPYTVDIEVAGDPDSLKSKMRDASQLIKLVKEPPDSLLALERRARADEETAVKLLQSQCYYDGKAEFSIDEAATPVRVTLTLTPGPRYTVGRADVRYEPKPVVPEAFLHRTRVTGFWGLEREELPAPSFPDAVPGVTVGEPIVADAMLAAVAAMPEALRRTGYPLAKVTESRYTLDRADRTLNADIVINPGPPALMGPVLIHGNKEVNTCYLERLVPWTPGEEPWDDELLTDYANTLRGLGLFRSVEAEPVADDMKLEHRVLGADGSEGDVGIVPASVTVAEGPPRSVSASARYDSDTGFGVEGTWEHRNLFHNGERLTLDAPISQQEIGLKAAFEKPAFLQRGQRLLANGSALWENTDAYQQEALKGEVGIDRRLARQWWGGIHLGAEGGWLKDNEHEKRPYGVIEPKAGLRHDSRNNKLNPSSGMEAELKLIPFSGFYEEFFGAFATTLSVAGFYAPYGKKPDGKIDDSLVLAGRVEGGAMPGASSLNSIPASLRYFTGGAGSVRGYAYQAIGPRDKKGDPLGGRSYQVVNLEARFMVAENVGIVPFLDGGMVYKDEFPHIIGDMDWGTGLGFRYYTPIGPVRLDVATPLHRIDGDPPVQFYISIGQSF; translated from the coding sequence ATGCGGCGCGCATCCGGGCTCTTCCCCCACTTCGGAGCGGCGTTCCGGCGGGCGCCGGGACGGCTGGCCCTCCTTTTGCTGCTTCTGGCCCTGTTGGGGCAGCTCGGCGGTTGCGGCCTGCTGGCCAAGAATACCGACCCGGGGGCGCAGGGCGCGGATACGGCGCGGGGCGCCTCCCAAAACGGGGGGGCAGGCGAAGGCGGCCCGGCCGAGGGCGCTGGCGCCGAAGCCGCATGGGACAGCGACCCGGTGCCCTATACCGTGGACATCGAGGTCGCCGGCGACCCGGACTCCCTCAAGAGCAAGATGCGCGACGCGAGCCAGCTCATCAAGCTCGTCAAGGAGCCGCCGGACAGCCTGCTCGCGCTCGAGCGGCGCGCCCGCGCCGACGAGGAGACGGCGGTCAAGCTTCTCCAATCCCAGTGCTATTATGACGGCAAAGCGGAATTCAGCATCGACGAGGCCGCGACCCCCGTGCGCGTGACGCTCACCCTCACGCCCGGGCCACGCTATACCGTGGGCCGCGCCGACGTGCGCTACGAGCCCAAGCCCGTGGTGCCCGAGGCCTTTTTGCACCGAACGCGCGTCACCGGCTTCTGGGGGCTGGAGCGCGAGGAGCTCCCCGCGCCCTCCTTTCCCGACGCTGTTCCCGGCGTGACCGTGGGCGAGCCCATCGTGGCCGACGCCATGCTGGCCGCCGTCGCGGCCATGCCCGAGGCCCTGCGCCGCACGGGCTATCCGCTCGCCAAGGTCACGGAGAGCCGCTACACCCTCGACCGGGCCGACCGCACCCTCAATGCGGACATCGTGATCAACCCGGGCCCCCCCGCGCTCATGGGGCCGGTGCTCATCCACGGCAACAAGGAGGTCAACACCTGCTACCTCGAACGGCTCGTCCCGTGGACGCCCGGGGAAGAGCCGTGGGACGACGAGCTGCTCACCGACTATGCCAATACCCTGCGCGGCCTCGGGCTCTTCCGCTCCGTGGAGGCCGAGCCCGTCGCCGACGACATGAAGCTCGAGCACCGCGTTCTCGGGGCTGACGGCAGCGAGGGCGACGTGGGCATCGTGCCGGCGTCCGTCACCGTGGCCGAGGGGCCGCCGCGCTCGGTGAGCGCCAGCGCCCGCTATGATTCGGACACGGGCTTCGGCGTGGAGGGCACCTGGGAGCACCGCAACCTCTTCCACAACGGCGAGCGCCTCACCCTTGACGCGCCCATCTCGCAGCAGGAGATCGGCCTCAAGGCCGCGTTCGAGAAGCCGGCCTTCCTCCAGCGCGGCCAGCGGCTGCTCGCCAACGGCTCGGCCCTGTGGGAAAATACGGACGCCTACCAGCAGGAAGCGCTCAAGGGCGAGGTCGGCATCGACCGGCGCCTCGCGCGCCAGTGGTGGGGCGGCATCCACTTGGGCGCCGAGGGCGGCTGGCTCAAGGACAACGAGCACGAAAAGCGCCCTTACGGCGTCATCGAGCCCAAGGCCGGCCTCAGGCACGACAGCCGCAACAACAAGCTCAACCCGAGTAGCGGCATGGAGGCGGAGCTCAAGCTCATCCCCTTCAGCGGCTTTTATGAGGAATTTTTCGGCGCCTTCGCCACCACCCTCTCCGTGGCGGGCTTTTACGCGCCCTATGGGAAAAAGCCGGACGGCAAGATCGACGACAGCCTCGTGCTCGCCGGCCGCGTGGAGGGCGGCGCCATGCCCGGGGCCTCCTCGCTGAACAGCATCCCGGCGAGCCTGCGCTATTTCACGGGCGGCGCGGGCTCGGTGCGCGGCTATGCCTACCAGGCCATTGGCCCGCGTGACAAGAAAGGCGACCCCCTGGGCGGGCGCTCCTACCAGGTGGTCAACCTCGAGGCGCGCTTCATGGTGGCCGAAAATGTGGGCATCGTGCCCTTTCTCGACGGCGGCATGGTCTACAAGGACGAATTCCCGCACATCATCGGCGACATGGACTGGGGCACGGGCCTCGGCTTCCGCTATTACACGCCCATCGGGCCGGTGCGCCTCGACGTGGCCACACCCCTGCACAGGATCGACGGCGACCCGCCGGTGCAGTTCTACATCAGCATAGGGCAGTCCTTCTGA
- a CDS encoding DsrE family protein, whose amino-acid sequence MNYDVCLHLDAKDPAILALVLRNAENYLNGLAGESFQLDVVANGGGATLFAAEGGEFDELRAKAAGLMQRGVRFKVCANALAENDIAHDRLWPGCRVVPAGLVEVVRLQREGFAYIKP is encoded by the coding sequence ATGAACTACGATGTCTGCCTGCACCTTGACGCCAAGGATCCCGCCATTCTCGCCCTGGTGCTCCGCAATGCCGAAAACTATCTTAACGGCCTTGCCGGCGAGAGCTTCCAGCTCGACGTGGTCGCCAATGGCGGCGGCGCGACGCTGTTCGCGGCGGAAGGCGGCGAATTTGACGAGCTGCGCGCCAAGGCCGCCGGGCTCATGCAGCGCGGCGTGCGCTTCAAGGTCTGCGCCAACGCTCTCGCCGAGAACGACATCGCGCACGATCGCCTCTGGCCCGGCTGCCGGGTGGTGCCCGCGGGCCTTGTGGAGGTGGTGCGCCTTCAGCGCGAGGGCTTTGCCTACATCAAGCCTTAG
- a CDS encoding AsmA-like C-terminal region-containing protein, producing the protein MRRPLRLLFRVVLVALLGLSLLMGAGWWFLQRDPGGLINRYLGEAARSHGLEFSMGAVDVSLWPSPAVAVSNVRVERPDITLSAAYLTVRPDPFALLRGTFSPWSVGLVRPRLEARLDAPLGEPGELAERLRAFLGGGEGKAPAAPLAFLDGSCRLEITQGDARLTGPDGAGLSLRGLQCRLKLAPPGEAGGALQFASLRYFAQDETVASLERFRLEGRSDLAEPLGATPGLKMGATLHAGDWPGPVRLDLAFKGQPGGWNGSFALDSSLSLGSAANELIPLTIDGTAAMAKGARDMDLRGVTFALGADSGRLDGTLRLSGSGGPALKGSLLLHRASLTQWLGFARNLAPGLQLALDNVTEASVDFELDGEGLKAPRISAVCAGARFTGSGGVPSWRAPEVVLDLASKNVNLGLALPEAVARPPENVHFFHPPLTPMPGEPLKPGETGINYDIRLAAETVRYGPLTITGAKTRIYPGKLDTNGLEDVLIEAEAALYGGSFRGQCILGGSKATPYAITAQVRGVNGAPLAKDLPVLPFRSGRFRADANVQSQGRELDLFLSKLRGSVSVRGEQGALAGVAAGALAFSRLEADIALRSGVWRSRRLGLDGAWKLRLENAGLDGNAELDGRLWFGATEAGAGMEFQKVPASGSLRLGPELCGLDQGLRATWRAALGCQSARKRLTAAGLHLEALAGTVTGELSFEGAGPAVQGRIDAKCPDLARTLRLMGMASPRLPQALRSLSFTGELTAKPETLGLAKLNARTPQLAATGALSLSRRKGRPLVEFALASEAVDLEKLAGPDRPAAKAATKAQARGAPWEFPILRDFDAKGELKVRDLSGWRFHLKDVAMPVALEAGRLTLGPGKGRFYGATLHSRSTVDFRKAMAFDTSLAVTAFDLGAAARDRKVEAVLTGQASLEAALRAKDLGPGCLPAALNGDWSFSVRNGSYQSRGKSGELKGEPTRFTVASASGTVRDGVAQSKDLRIQGPTLTTTGSGSLNLVSRTLDCNFTVNMKGLPEFPLRVYGSVDKPKTSIGAGKLILNTITGITTGFVDILGGIVEGTWKLFR; encoded by the coding sequence ATGCGTCGCCCCTTGCGTCTCCTCTTCCGCGTCGTGCTTGTGGCGCTTCTCGGGCTCTCGCTGCTCATGGGCGCGGGCTGGTGGTTCCTCCAGCGTGACCCCGGGGGCCTCATCAACCGCTATCTGGGCGAGGCCGCCCGCAGCCACGGGCTTGAGTTCAGCATGGGCGCCGTGGACGTGAGCCTGTGGCCCTCGCCGGCCGTCGCCGTGAGCAATGTGCGCGTGGAGCGGCCTGACATCACGCTCTCCGCGGCCTACCTCACCGTGCGCCCCGACCCGTTCGCCCTGTTGCGTGGCACCTTTTCGCCATGGAGCGTCGGCCTCGTGCGCCCCAGGCTGGAGGCGCGCCTGGACGCACCCCTCGGCGAGCCCGGGGAGCTTGCGGAACGGCTGCGGGCGTTCCTCGGCGGCGGGGAAGGAAAGGCGCCCGCGGCCCCGCTGGCTTTTCTGGACGGAAGCTGCCGCCTTGAGATCACCCAGGGCGACGCGCGCCTCACGGGCCCGGACGGTGCGGGCCTTTCGCTACGCGGCCTCCAGTGCCGGCTCAAGCTGGCGCCCCCGGGCGAGGCGGGGGGCGCGCTCCAGTTCGCGAGCCTGCGCTACTTCGCCCAGGACGAGACCGTGGCGAGCCTTGAGCGCTTCCGCCTTGAGGGCCGCAGCGACCTTGCCGAGCCGCTCGGCGCCACGCCGGGGCTGAAAATGGGCGCCACCCTCCACGCAGGGGACTGGCCCGGGCCTGTGCGCCTTGATCTTGCCTTCAAGGGCCAGCCCGGCGGCTGGAACGGCAGCTTCGCGCTCGATTCCAGCCTCTCCCTCGGCAGCGCCGCGAACGAGCTCATCCCGCTCACCATCGACGGCACGGCCGCCATGGCCAAGGGCGCCCGCGACATGGACCTGCGCGGCGTCACCTTCGCCCTGGGGGCGGACAGCGGCCGCCTCGACGGCACCTTGCGCCTCTCCGGCAGCGGGGGGCCGGCACTCAAGGGCAGCCTGCTCCTCCACCGCGCGAGCCTCACCCAGTGGCTCGGCTTCGCGCGCAATCTCGCCCCGGGGCTGCAACTGGCCCTCGACAACGTGACCGAGGCGAGCGTGGACTTCGAGCTCGACGGCGAAGGGCTCAAGGCGCCGCGCATCTCGGCCGTGTGCGCGGGCGCGCGCTTCACGGGCAGCGGCGGCGTGCCCTCGTGGCGGGCGCCGGAGGTGGTGCTGGACCTGGCCTCCAAAAACGTCAACCTCGGCCTCGCCCTGCCCGAGGCCGTGGCGAGGCCGCCGGAAAACGTGCACTTTTTCCACCCGCCGCTCACGCCCATGCCCGGCGAACCGCTCAAGCCCGGCGAGACCGGCATCAACTACGACATCCGCCTCGCGGCGGAAACGGTGCGCTACGGCCCCCTGACCATCACGGGCGCGAAGACGCGCATCTACCCGGGCAAGCTGGACACGAACGGCCTTGAAGACGTGCTCATCGAGGCCGAGGCCGCCCTTTACGGCGGCAGCTTCCGCGGGCAGTGCATCCTCGGCGGAAGCAAGGCGACCCCCTATGCCATCACGGCGCAGGTGCGCGGGGTCAACGGCGCGCCGCTCGCGAAAGACCTGCCCGTGCTGCCCTTCCGCAGCGGGCGCTTCCGCGCCGACGCCAATGTGCAGAGCCAGGGGCGCGAGCTCGACCTCTTCCTCTCCAAGCTGCGCGGAAGCGTAAGCGTGCGCGGCGAGCAGGGAGCCCTTGCCGGCGTGGCCGCGGGGGCTTTGGCCTTTTCCCGGCTGGAGGCGGACATCGCGCTGCGCTCCGGCGTGTGGCGCTCAAGGCGCCTCGGCCTCGACGGGGCGTGGAAGCTCAGGCTGGAAAATGCCGGCCTCGACGGCAACGCCGAGCTCGACGGCAGGCTCTGGTTCGGCGCCACCGAGGCCGGCGCGGGCATGGAATTCCAGAAGGTCCCGGCGAGCGGGAGCCTCAGGCTCGGGCCCGAGCTCTGCGGCCTCGATCAGGGCCTGCGCGCCACATGGCGGGCCGCCCTCGGCTGCCAAAGCGCGCGCAAGCGCCTCACGGCGGCCGGCCTGCATCTGGAGGCGCTGGCCGGCACCGTCACGGGCGAGCTCAGCTTCGAGGGCGCGGGGCCGGCCGTGCAGGGCCGCATCGACGCCAAATGCCCCGACCTCGCCCGCACCCTGCGCCTCATGGGCATGGCTTCGCCCAGGCTGCCGCAGGCCCTGCGCAGCCTCTCCTTCACCGGGGAGCTCACGGCCAAGCCCGAAACGCTGGGCCTTGCGAAGCTCAACGCCAGGACGCCGCAACTCGCCGCCACGGGCGCGCTCAGCCTCAGCCGGCGCAAGGGGCGGCCGCTCGTGGAGTTCGCCCTCGCCTCGGAAGCCGTGGACCTCGAAAAGCTGGCCGGGCCGGACAGGCCCGCCGCCAAGGCCGCCACAAAGGCGCAGGCCCGCGGCGCCCCGTGGGAATTCCCCATCCTGCGCGACTTTGACGCCAAGGGGGAGCTCAAGGTGCGCGACCTCTCCGGCTGGCGCTTCCACCTGAAAGACGTGGCGATGCCCGTGGCACTCGAGGCCGGGCGGCTCACCCTCGGGCCCGGCAAGGGCCGTTTTTACGGCGCCACGCTCCACAGCAGAAGCACCGTGGACTTCCGCAAGGCCATGGCCTTTGACACGAGCCTTGCGGTCACGGCCTTTGACCTCGGCGCCGCCGCCCGCGACCGCAAGGTGGAGGCCGTGCTCACCGGGCAGGCCAGCCTCGAGGCGGCCCTGCGCGCCAAGGATCTTGGCCCCGGGTGCCTCCCCGCGGCGCTCAACGGCGACTGGAGCTTCAGCGTGCGCAACGGCTCCTACCAGTCGCGGGGAAAGAGCGGCGAGCTCAAGGGCGAGCCCACGCGCTTCACCGTCGCCTCGGCCTCGGGCACCGTGCGCGACGGCGTGGCGCAAAGCAAGGACCTGCGCATCCAGGGGCCGACCCTCACTACCACGGGGAGCGGCAGCCTCAACCTCGTGAGCAGGACCCTCGACTGCAACTTCACCGTCAACATGAAAGGCCTGCCGGAATTTCCGCTGCGCGTTTACGGCAGCGTGGACAAGCCCAAGACCTCCATCGGCGCGGGCAAGCTCATCCTCAACACCATCACCGGCATCACCACGGGCTTCGTGGACATCCTCGGCGGCATCGTGGAAGGCACCTGGAAGCTCTTTCGCTGA
- a CDS encoding glycosyltransferase: MQRLLWIGSPFFCSSLRDCGWQDVAFHNFEEPRVYGWEDLVRLAGFTPDVVVVADKSRAPFVLGVEEFPCLTVFYAVDSHIHSWEPHYAQAFDACLVSLGGHLERFAGPYLPAERVWWSPPFAWEEDRPRPELAKEWDCLFVGNVNPETMPRRAAFLDKVGKGLPGLHVTRGDYRALFPRGRVLLNQCEHGDLNFRVFEAMGCGGCLVTPRIGHGMEKLFVDGEHLVGYAPDDAGDAIYRIRFLLERPELARYIGETALAEVNAKHRAPHRAQEFTDRLCDLWMQGAEELVAARRERAESVRRDCLCMPYLLWANEVPQPGLKQAYLDAARGRFGGGAGARDGA, from the coding sequence ATGCAACGACTTCTCTGGATCGGGAGCCCCTTCTTCTGCTCGTCCCTCAGGGACTGCGGCTGGCAGGACGTGGCCTTCCACAATTTTGAGGAGCCGCGGGTCTACGGCTGGGAAGACCTCGTCAGGCTCGCGGGCTTCACGCCCGACGTGGTGGTGGTGGCGGACAAGAGCCGGGCGCCTTTCGTGCTCGGCGTGGAGGAGTTTCCCTGCCTCACGGTCTTTTATGCGGTGGATTCGCACATCCATTCGTGGGAGCCGCATTACGCCCAGGCTTTCGACGCCTGCCTGGTCTCGCTTGGCGGCCATCTCGAGCGCTTCGCCGGCCCGTATCTTCCCGCCGAGCGCGTGTGGTGGTCGCCCCCCTTCGCCTGGGAGGAAGACCGCCCCCGCCCCGAGCTTGCGAAGGAGTGGGACTGCCTCTTCGTGGGCAATGTGAACCCGGAGACCATGCCGCGCCGCGCCGCCTTTCTGGACAAGGTGGGCAAGGGCCTGCCCGGGCTGCACGTCACCCGGGGCGATTACCGCGCGCTCTTTCCGCGCGGGCGCGTGCTCCTCAACCAGTGCGAGCACGGTGACCTGAACTTCCGCGTTTTCGAGGCCATGGGCTGCGGCGGCTGCCTCGTGACGCCGCGCATCGGCCACGGCATGGAAAAACTCTTTGTGGACGGCGAGCACCTCGTGGGCTATGCGCCGGACGATGCGGGCGACGCGATCTACCGCATCCGCTTTTTGCTGGAGCGGCCCGAGCTTGCGCGCTACATCGGCGAGACCGCCCTCGCCGAGGTGAACGCGAAGCACCGCGCGCCCCACAGGGCGCAGGAATTCACCGACAGGCTCTGCGACCTCTGGATGCAGGGCGCGGAAGAACTGGTCGCCGCGCGCAGGGAGCGGGCGGAGTCGGTGCGCCGCGACTGCCTGTGCATGCCCTATTTGCTCTGGGCCAACGAAGTGCCGCAGCCGGGGCTCAAGCAGGCCTATCTGGACGCGGCGCGGGGGCGTTTCGGCGGAGGCGCCGGAGCCCGGGACGGGGCTTAG
- a CDS encoding radical SAM protein: MGLSPRLVMADAKGNVVDEPGLLMVCRRGGQWGLPRPDELMPLPEESELFLLPGRRAVGLDPESGAMEAVDGLAVAAFAAPAHTLSAHPASVTEVGAPLLPLFAYGAVGFAKGRFWVCARKVDDDPRQQFRHIRPGRIERGAEALLRAYPKNRLIRHIIDNCVRRYACPAARNFALGRFEAPLPSARACNARCVGCISARSADSPVAVTPQCRLAFTPTPEELAEVMAVHASREKATPIYSFGQGCEGDPLTNPDLLVESVRFFRGAADPAQWTGHGTVNCNTNASRPEAVARLAEAGLTSLRVSLNSARPELYHRYYRPTDYTFADVAESVRTARRHGVFVALNLLYFPGITDTEAELAALARFVGENGVSMIEWRNLNIDPEWYWEMMTGSSAAAPAEVPGEGAASMGLAAFMKRLRKLCPWLRYGYFNPWLGDRAGIEAPMPGEWRMPAPAGNGAD; the protein is encoded by the coding sequence ATGGGGCTTTCCCCGCGCCTGGTCATGGCCGACGCCAAGGGCAATGTGGTGGACGAGCCCGGGCTGCTCATGGTCTGCCGCCGCGGCGGCCAGTGGGGCCTCCCGCGCCCGGACGAGCTCATGCCGCTCCCGGAGGAGAGCGAGCTCTTCCTGCTGCCCGGGCGCCGCGCCGTGGGCCTTGACCCTGAAAGCGGCGCCATGGAGGCCGTGGACGGCCTTGCGGTGGCGGCTTTCGCCGCGCCCGCGCACACCCTTTCCGCCCACCCGGCCTCTGTGACGGAGGTGGGCGCGCCCCTGCTGCCGCTCTTCGCGTATGGCGCCGTTGGCTTCGCGAAAGGCCGCTTCTGGGTCTGCGCCCGCAAGGTGGACGACGACCCGCGCCAGCAGTTCCGCCATATCAGGCCGGGCCGCATCGAGCGGGGGGCCGAGGCGCTCTTGCGGGCCTATCCCAAAAACCGGCTCATCCGGCACATCATCGACAATTGCGTGCGCCGCTACGCCTGCCCCGCGGCGCGCAATTTCGCCCTCGGGCGCTTTGAGGCGCCGCTCCCGAGCGCGCGCGCCTGCAATGCCCGCTGCGTGGGCTGCATCTCCGCGCGCAGCGCGGACTCCCCCGTGGCCGTGACGCCCCAGTGCCGCCTCGCCTTCACGCCCACGCCCGAAGAGCTCGCGGAGGTCATGGCCGTGCACGCCAGCCGGGAGAAGGCCACGCCCATCTATTCCTTCGGCCAGGGCTGCGAGGGGGACCCGCTCACGAACCCCGACCTTCTCGTGGAAAGCGTGCGCTTCTTCCGGGGCGCGGCCGACCCCGCGCAATGGACGGGCCACGGCACGGTCAACTGCAACACCAACGCCTCACGGCCGGAAGCCGTGGCGCGCCTCGCTGAAGCCGGGCTCACCAGCCTTCGCGTCAGCCTCAACAGCGCGCGGCCCGAGCTGTATCACCGCTATTACCGCCCCACGGACTACACGTTCGCGGATGTGGCCGAGTCCGTCCGCACGGCGCGGCGCCACGGCGTGTTCGTGGCGCTGAACCTGCTCTATTTCCCCGGCATCACCGACACGGAGGCCGAGCTCGCGGCGCTCGCGCGCTTCGTGGGCGAGAACGGCGTGAGCATGATCGAGTGGCGCAACCTCAATATCGACCCGGAATGGTACTGGGAGATGATGACGGGTTCGTCCGCGGCCGCCCCCGCGGAAGTGCCAGGCGAGGGCGCGGCCTCCATGGGCCTCGCCGCGTTCATGAAAAGGCTGCGCAAGCTCTGCCCGTGGCTTCGATACGGCTATTTCAATCCCTGGCTCGGCGACCGCGCCGGGATCGAAGCGCCCATGCCGGGCGAGTGGCGCATGCCCGCGCCGGCGGGCAACGGCGCGGACTGA
- a CDS encoding chemotaxis protein, producing MSQTQILLEVGTNELELVEFYIDEADGYRGYYGINVSKVVEISRSQPVTAMPQMPHPSVLGAFPFRDGRIVPLIDISKFLNKGGVVSDDPRIIITEFNKTHTAFLVSGVTRIHRISWKQVEAPTPLLLEISGGSITAVVRLEGRVVFVLDAEAIVAAMNPALSVRMDERDDSALERKYHILHADDSVSIRHLVNDLLKKEGRFEVTQANDGEEAWKMLQQFKQEAEEKGVPVTELVQGIITDIEMPNLDGLTLCRYIKEDAVLKELPVAMFSSLISTSLARKCESVGADAQFAKPDLQAISDKMYELIQAKPALEAAAHHAAPQ from the coding sequence ATGTCGCAGACGCAGATCCTGCTGGAAGTCGGCACCAACGAGCTGGAGCTGGTCGAGTTCTACATCGACGAGGCGGACGGCTATCGCGGCTACTACGGTATCAATGTCTCCAAGGTGGTGGAGATCTCGCGCTCCCAGCCGGTCACGGCCATGCCGCAGATGCCCCATCCCTCGGTGCTCGGCGCCTTCCCCTTCCGTGACGGGCGCATCGTGCCGCTCATCGACATCAGCAAGTTCCTCAACAAGGGCGGCGTGGTCAGCGACGACCCGCGCATCATCATCACCGAGTTCAACAAGACGCACACGGCCTTTCTCGTTTCCGGCGTGACGCGCATCCACCGCATCAGCTGGAAACAGGTGGAGGCGCCCACGCCGCTTTTGCTCGAGATCAGCGGCGGCTCCATCACCGCCGTGGTGCGCCTCGAGGGGCGCGTGGTCTTCGTGCTCGACGCCGAAGCCATCGTGGCCGCCATGAACCCGGCGCTCTCCGTGCGCATGGACGAGCGCGACGATTCCGCGCTCGAGCGCAAGTACCACATCCTCCACGCCGACGACTCCGTGAGCATCCGCCACCTCGTCAATGACCTCCTCAAGAAGGAGGGCCGCTTCGAGGTGACGCAGGCCAATGACGGCGAGGAAGCCTGGAAGATGCTCCAGCAGTTCAAGCAGGAGGCCGAGGAAAAGGGCGTGCCCGTCACCGAGCTCGTGCAGGGCATCATCACCGACATCGAAATGCCCAACCTCGACGGGCTCACGCTCTGCCGCTACATCAAGGAAGACGCTGTCTTGAAGGAACTGCCCGTGGCCATGTTCTCGTCGCTCATTTCCACGTCGCTCGCGCGCAAGTGCGAGAGCGTGGGCGCGGACGCGCAGTTCGCCAAGCCGGATTTGCAGGCCATCAGCGACAAGATGTACGAACTCATTCAGGCGAAACCCGCGCTGGAAGCCGCGGCCCACCATGCGGCGCCGCAATAG
- a CDS encoding acyltransferase: MDMLRKALARGLTPANVASWASLEAMRVLGVGFGTLRLRLKARLLGVALGRGVTAHGPVGLLRWPGGKIRIGAGVHLISSWRRATAACLAWPVRLRVFGPGASIDIGEGAELSGTSITARSTAVRVGRGVLVAPNCVIVDSDFHAPWPPEARATTPGMERDAPVTIGDHAWLGMRCIVLKGVTIGEGAIVGAGSVVTRDIPPRTLAAGAPARVIRHLGPEEGAHA, from the coding sequence ATGGATATGCTACGCAAAGCGCTTGCGCGCGGCCTCACGCCGGCCAATGTGGCCTCATGGGCGAGCCTCGAGGCCATGCGCGTTTTGGGCGTGGGCTTCGGCACCCTGCGCCTCCGGCTCAAGGCGCGCCTTTTGGGTGTGGCGCTCGGGCGCGGCGTCACGGCGCACGGGCCGGTGGGCCTTTTGCGCTGGCCCGGGGGCAAGATCCGCATCGGCGCCGGCGTGCACCTCATTTCCTCCTGGCGGCGGGCCACGGCGGCCTGCCTCGCCTGGCCGGTGCGGCTGCGCGTTTTCGGGCCCGGGGCCTCCATCGACATCGGCGAGGGCGCGGAATTGAGCGGCACCTCCATCACCGCGCGTTCCACGGCCGTGCGCGTGGGGCGCGGGGTGCTCGTGGCGCCCAATTGCGTCATCGTGGATTCGGATTTCCACGCGCCGTGGCCCCCGGAGGCGCGCGCCACGACGCCCGGCATGGAGCGCGACGCGCCCGTGACCATCGGCGACCACGCGTGGCTCGGCATGCGGTGCATCGTCCTCAAGGGCGTGACCATCGGCGAGGGGGCCATCGTGGGCGCCGGCAGCGTGGTCACGCGGGACATCCCGCCGCGCACGCTGGCCGCGGGCGCGCCGGCGCGCGTCATCCGGCATTTGGGGCCGGAGGAAGGCGCCCATGCCTGA